From a single Couchioplanes caeruleus genomic region:
- a CDS encoding nucleoside/nucleotide kinase family protein, producing MTGATGGPLTFDTLVERARGLVRDGRRAVLGIVGAPAAGKTTLAEELVAAIAKDAPEGWVAHVPMDGFHLADVELERLGNRDRKGAPDTFDALGYAALLRRLHEDIDEVVYAPGFERVIEQPVAGAIPVPRAARLIVSEGNYLLVDDDRWSRVRPLLDEVWYADLDRETRLHRLIDRHRRFGKDEAAAVEWATGTDERNAAVIAATRDRADLLVPAALIHAIGTPPPPIG from the coding sequence ATGACCGGCGCCACCGGCGGCCCGCTCACCTTCGACACGCTGGTCGAGCGGGCCCGCGGCCTGGTCCGGGACGGGCGCCGGGCGGTCCTGGGCATCGTCGGCGCGCCGGCCGCCGGCAAGACCACGCTCGCCGAGGAGCTGGTCGCGGCCATCGCCAAGGACGCGCCGGAGGGCTGGGTGGCGCACGTGCCGATGGACGGCTTCCACCTCGCCGACGTCGAGCTCGAACGGCTCGGCAACCGCGACCGCAAGGGCGCGCCGGACACCTTCGACGCCCTCGGGTACGCGGCCCTGCTGCGCCGCCTGCACGAGGACATCGACGAGGTCGTCTACGCGCCCGGCTTCGAACGCGTCATCGAGCAGCCCGTCGCCGGCGCCATCCCGGTGCCGCGGGCCGCCCGGCTCATCGTCTCGGAGGGCAACTACCTGCTCGTCGACGACGACCGCTGGTCGCGGGTCCGGCCGCTGCTCGACGAGGTCTGGTACGCCGACCTCGACCGCGAGACCCGGCTGCACCGGCTGATCGACCGGCACCGCCGCTTCGGCAAGGACGAGGCGGCGGCGGTCGAGTGGGCCACCGGCACGGACGAGCGCAACGCCGCGGTGATCGCCGCGACCCGCGACCGCGCCGACCTGCTCGTGCCCGCCGCGCTGATCCACGCCATCGGGACGCCGCCACCACCGATCGGCTGA
- a CDS encoding sugar phosphate isomerase/epimerase family protein yields the protein MELRNPLGVHALVWAGDTSPDSVAYAIGQTAKTGFDLLEFSLHDSLSMDVAGTRALLQENGLAVACSRGLAFDADVSSTDSAVVERGEKLLHDSLTITHELGGTHFTGALYSALGKYGAPLSAQGRANVVRVLQGLAAEAGTRGMTLGLEVCNRYETNVINTARDALRLADDIGADNVLVHLDTYHMNIEEDDLVRPVLEVGDRLGYVHIGENHRGYLGSGHLDFTSFFHALADIGYTGPVTFESFSSAVVAAGLSNDLAIWRNLWTDGEDLARHARAFLANQLTARPA from the coding sequence ATGGAACTGCGCAACCCCCTCGGCGTGCACGCTCTGGTCTGGGCCGGCGACACGTCACCGGACTCCGTCGCGTACGCCATCGGCCAGACCGCGAAGACCGGCTTCGACCTGCTCGAGTTCTCCCTGCACGACTCGCTCTCCATGGACGTGGCCGGCACCCGCGCGCTGCTGCAGGAGAACGGCCTCGCCGTCGCCTGCTCGCGTGGGCTCGCCTTCGACGCCGACGTCTCCAGCACCGACTCCGCCGTGGTCGAACGCGGCGAGAAGCTGCTGCACGACTCCCTGACCATCACCCACGAGCTGGGCGGCACGCACTTCACCGGCGCGCTCTACAGCGCCCTCGGCAAGTACGGCGCGCCGCTGTCCGCCCAGGGCCGCGCCAACGTCGTCCGGGTCCTGCAGGGGCTGGCCGCCGAGGCGGGGACCCGCGGCATGACGCTCGGCCTCGAGGTGTGCAACCGCTACGAGACCAACGTGATCAACACGGCCCGCGACGCGCTGCGCCTCGCCGACGACATCGGGGCCGACAACGTGCTGGTGCACCTGGACACGTACCACATGAACATCGAGGAGGACGACCTCGTACGGCCCGTGCTCGAGGTCGGCGACCGGCTCGGGTACGTGCACATCGGCGAGAACCACCGCGGCTACCTCGGTTCCGGGCACCTCGATTTCACGTCGTTCTTCCATGCGCTGGCCGACATCGGGTACACCGGACCGGTGACCTTCGAATCGTTCTCCTCGGCCGTGGTCGCCGCCGGCCTCTCCAACGACCTGGCGATCTGGCGCAACCTGTGGACCGACGGCGAGGACCTCGCCCGGCACGCCCGCGCGTTCCTGGCCAACCAGCTGACGGCCCGGCCCGCATGA
- a CDS encoding ATP-binding cassette domain-containing protein, with product MTPLLRVDDVSLSFGSVRALVDVSLTLRPGEITALVGDNGAGKSTLVRCISGIHRPDAGSILLDEKELHFRSPEDAREAGIETVHQNLALVEDLTVWQNLFLNRELVHRIGPLAVLDRRGMQREAQRMVSTLAVNVPAVRNRVRRLSGGQRQAVAICRAAGFESRLVIMDEPTAALGVQETARVEDLIRKLRDDGHAVLLISHNFAQVMALSDQVWVMRAGRCVGGRRTAETTGEEIVALITGAKSA from the coding sequence ATGACCCCTCTGCTGCGCGTCGACGACGTGTCGCTGTCCTTCGGCAGCGTCCGCGCCCTGGTCGACGTCTCCCTGACCCTGCGGCCCGGCGAGATCACCGCGCTGGTGGGCGACAACGGCGCCGGCAAGTCGACGCTCGTGCGCTGCATCTCCGGCATCCACCGGCCCGACGCCGGGTCGATCCTGCTGGACGAGAAGGAGCTGCACTTCAGGTCGCCGGAGGACGCCCGCGAGGCCGGCATCGAGACGGTGCACCAGAACCTCGCCCTCGTCGAGGACCTGACCGTCTGGCAGAACCTCTTCCTCAACCGCGAGCTCGTGCACCGCATCGGCCCGCTGGCCGTCCTGGACCGGCGCGGCATGCAGCGCGAGGCCCAGCGGATGGTCTCGACCCTGGCGGTCAACGTGCCCGCCGTGCGCAACCGGGTCCGCCGGCTCTCCGGCGGCCAGCGCCAGGCCGTCGCCATCTGCCGCGCCGCCGGCTTCGAGTCGCGGCTGGTCATCATGGACGAGCCCACGGCCGCGCTCGGCGTGCAGGAGACCGCCCGCGTCGAGGACCTCATCCGCAAGCTGCGCGACGACGGTCACGCCGTGCTGCTCATCAGCCACAACTTCGCCCAGGTGATGGCGCTCAGCGACCAGGTCTGGGTCATGCGCGCCGGCCGCTGCGTCGGCGGGCGCCGCACGGCCGAGACCACCGGCGAGGAGATCGTCGCCCTGATCACCGGCGCCAAGAGCGCCTGA
- a CDS encoding ABC transporter permease, with protein sequence MTTAAVAARDTEPWTHRLKDVGFWAEWAALVGLIALVVIFQILNPTFLSSGNIRSMLVASAILIVLAVGQTFVVATGGIDLSVASMMTLSAVVFGATFPAFGVTVAMLAALATGLVAGLVNGVIIARGRITDFIVTLGMLSAASGTALVLADGKPVTVINTFLLKLSTGGLGILGWSVIIAAVVALIAHAVLFHTRFGTHVLATGGSAEAATATGISTARIKIAVYAISGALAGLAAILLVARVGAAEPASNTSFLLNSVAAVVLGGVSLLGGRGTITGPVIGALLLTALTNGLTLLGVSQFYQPLAVGVVVVLAALLTRFQK encoded by the coding sequence ATGACGACCGCAGCCGTCGCCGCGCGCGACACCGAACCCTGGACCCACCGCCTCAAGGACGTCGGCTTCTGGGCCGAGTGGGCGGCCCTCGTCGGCCTGATCGCCCTCGTGGTCATCTTCCAGATCCTCAACCCGACGTTCCTGTCCAGCGGCAACATCCGCTCGATGCTGGTCGCCTCGGCGATCCTCATCGTGCTGGCCGTCGGGCAGACCTTCGTGGTCGCCACCGGCGGCATCGACCTCTCCGTCGCCTCGATGATGACGCTGTCCGCCGTCGTGTTCGGCGCCACGTTCCCCGCCTTCGGGGTGACCGTGGCGATGCTCGCGGCGCTGGCCACCGGCCTGGTCGCCGGGCTGGTCAACGGCGTCATCATCGCCCGCGGCCGGATCACCGACTTCATCGTGACCCTCGGCATGCTCTCCGCCGCGTCCGGCACCGCGCTGGTGCTCGCCGACGGCAAACCGGTCACCGTGATCAACACCTTCCTGCTCAAGCTCTCCACCGGTGGCCTGGGCATCCTCGGCTGGAGCGTGATCATCGCCGCCGTCGTCGCGCTCATCGCCCACGCCGTGCTCTTCCACACCCGCTTCGGCACCCACGTGCTGGCCACCGGCGGCTCCGCGGAGGCGGCCACCGCCACCGGCATCAGCACCGCCCGGATCAAGATCGCCGTGTACGCGATCTCCGGCGCCCTCGCCGGGCTGGCGGCCATCCTGCTCGTCGCCCGCGTCGGCGCCGCCGAGCCGGCGTCCAACACCTCGTTCCTGCTCAACTCCGTCGCCGCGGTGGTGCTCGGCGGGGTCAGCCTGCTCGGCGGGCGCGGCACGATCACCGGCCCGGTCATCGGCGCCCTGCTGCTCACCGCGCTGACCAACGGCCTCACCCTGCTCGGCGTCTCGCAGTTCTACCAACCGCTCGCCGTCGGCGTGGTCGTGGTCCTCGCCGCCCTGCTCACGAGGTTCCAGAAATGA
- a CDS encoding substrate-binding domain-containing protein, translating into MPPKPPYRGVAAAATAAVLLAACSSGSDSGSAGSSGGTAKVAAVIKGLDNPFFQSMEQGIKDQGTAAGITPTVQAANSITDTTGQADRLTALAGQDFTCYIVNPISGTNLVQGIAQLAAQKKTIVNIDSPVDAGAAKAASATPATYIGTNNEAAGEKAGQHMTTLVPGNAKVAAIGGIAGDVTSGARVDGFTKATSGKLQLVQTVAANWERQEALTQATNIMQAHPDLAGFFVANDDMGLGVAQAVANAGRTGKIHIISVDGNKDALTAVKSGGLDATVAQYPYAIGLMGMEACQAAAAGKTLPADVEAPVELVTKDNADKALASTPKPFGTYDDPFKALIGG; encoded by the coding sequence ATGCCCCCCAAACCGCCGTACCGGGGAGTCGCCGCCGCCGCGACCGCCGCCGTCCTGCTCGCCGCCTGCTCGTCCGGATCGGACTCCGGATCGGCCGGCTCGTCCGGTGGCACCGCCAAGGTGGCCGCCGTCATCAAGGGCCTCGACAACCCCTTCTTCCAGTCCATGGAACAGGGGATCAAGGACCAGGGCACGGCCGCCGGGATCACCCCGACCGTGCAGGCCGCGAACTCCATCACGGACACCACCGGGCAGGCCGACCGCCTGACCGCGCTGGCCGGCCAGGACTTCACCTGCTACATCGTCAACCCGATCTCGGGCACCAACCTGGTCCAGGGCATCGCGCAGCTCGCGGCGCAGAAGAAGACCATCGTCAACATCGACAGCCCGGTGGACGCCGGGGCTGCGAAGGCCGCCAGCGCCACGCCGGCGACGTACATCGGGACCAACAACGAGGCCGCCGGCGAGAAGGCCGGGCAGCACATGACCACGCTCGTCCCCGGCAACGCCAAGGTGGCCGCGATCGGCGGGATCGCCGGCGACGTCACCAGCGGTGCCCGGGTCGACGGCTTCACCAAGGCCACCAGCGGCAAGCTGCAGCTCGTGCAGACCGTCGCGGCCAACTGGGAGCGGCAGGAGGCCCTGACCCAGGCGACCAACATCATGCAGGCGCACCCCGACCTGGCCGGCTTCTTCGTCGCCAACGACGACATGGGGCTGGGCGTCGCGCAGGCGGTCGCCAACGCCGGGCGGACCGGGAAGATCCACATCATCAGCGTGGACGGCAACAAGGACGCCCTCACCGCCGTGAAGAGCGGCGGGCTCGACGCGACCGTCGCGCAGTACCCGTACGCGATCGGCCTGATGGGCATGGAGGCGTGCCAGGCCGCCGCCGCCGGCAAGACCCTGCCGGCCGACGTCGAGGCGCCGGTCGAGCTGGTCACCAAGGACAACGCCGACAAGGCCCTGGCCAGCACGCCGAAGCCGTTCGGCACGTACGACGATCCCTTCAAGGCCCTGATCGGCGGATGA
- a CDS encoding ROK family transcriptional regulator — protein MSISPPATGVSAAGLGEVLALFRAQSGLTRADVMQQTGLSRSTVNQRLDALLAAQLVIPSGEGSPTGGRPASRFTFHRDRGVLLVADVGATGMRTALCDLRGEVRSEQERPMDVAAGPEPVLEAAHEMFRALLAAAGRSAADVHGIGIDVPGPVDFDSGRVISPPIMSGWDRYDIRGWFASRYGCPVLVDKDVNAMAFGEHRSIHPGVRQLLMLKVGTGVGAGMIIGGEVYRGADGAAGDIGHIQVAVDDAESEPVCRCGNTGCVEAYAGGWALVRDLRAAGRDVATVDDAVTLIRTGDLAAVRLARRAGRILGHAIADSVSLFNPRVIVIGGQLARIEEQLFAGIREMVYRRSLPLATRNLQIVATKLDTRSGLIGLALLLADGIFAPGRVEELLARG, from the coding sequence GTGAGCATCAGCCCCCCGGCCACCGGGGTCTCCGCCGCAGGACTGGGCGAGGTCCTGGCCCTCTTCCGCGCGCAGTCCGGCCTCACCCGCGCCGACGTCATGCAGCAGACCGGCCTGTCCCGGTCGACCGTCAACCAGCGCCTCGACGCGCTGCTGGCCGCCCAGCTCGTGATCCCCAGCGGCGAGGGCTCGCCCACCGGCGGACGCCCGGCCAGCCGGTTCACCTTCCACCGCGACCGCGGGGTGCTGCTCGTGGCCGACGTGGGCGCGACGGGCATGCGCACCGCGCTGTGCGACCTGCGCGGCGAGGTGCGCTCGGAGCAGGAGCGCCCGATGGACGTCGCCGCCGGCCCCGAGCCGGTGCTCGAGGCGGCCCACGAGATGTTCCGCGCGCTGCTCGCCGCCGCCGGCCGGTCCGCCGCGGACGTGCACGGCATCGGCATCGACGTACCCGGCCCGGTCGACTTCGACAGCGGCCGGGTGATCAGCCCGCCGATCATGAGCGGGTGGGACCGGTACGACATCCGCGGCTGGTTCGCGAGCCGTTACGGCTGTCCGGTACTGGTCGACAAGGACGTCAACGCGATGGCGTTCGGCGAGCACCGCAGCATCCACCCCGGGGTCCGGCAACTGCTGATGCTCAAGGTCGGTACGGGCGTCGGCGCGGGAATGATCATCGGGGGCGAGGTCTACCGGGGCGCCGACGGCGCGGCCGGCGACATCGGGCACATCCAGGTCGCCGTCGACGACGCCGAGAGCGAGCCGGTCTGCCGCTGCGGCAACACCGGATGCGTGGAGGCGTACGCGGGGGGCTGGGCGCTGGTCCGCGATCTGCGCGCGGCCGGGCGCGACGTCGCCACGGTGGACGACGCGGTCACGCTGATCCGCACGGGCGATCTCGCCGCGGTGCGGCTGGCCCGGCGTGCGGGACGCATCCTCGGCCACGCGATCGCCGACTCGGTGAGCCTGTTCAACCCCCGCGTCATCGTCATCGGGGGCCAGCTGGCCCGCATCGAGGAGCAGCTGTTCGCCGGCATCCGGGAGATGGTGTACCGGCGTTCGCTGCCGCTGGCGACCCGCAACCTGCAGATCGTCGCCACGAAGCTGGACACCCGGTCCGGGCTGATCGGGCTCGCGCTGCTGCTGGCCGACGGCATCTTCGCCCCGGGCCGGGTGGAGGAGCTACTGGCGCGCGGCTGA
- a CDS encoding polysaccharide deacetylase family protein: MTVTASPVWQSLPALMYHSVSAVAGPMGDLAVPPERLAEQLHALTAAGYRLVGLTEALDLLEQGCTDRLIAVTFDDGYRDFLTAAVPVLTSAGAGATLYASVGHLGRHADWLGRWAPDFGRLLTWDELAEVADAGIEIGNHSLVHHPLDVLPAAQLREETVRSKDELEQRLGRRVRGFAYPHGYNGARVRAAVLAAGHDNATEVGRRLHTPGERRFAVPRLQPTPDLTGEQLVRLVAGGGPSLVPRLKQVAQPGWRVVRRVARATGRNLT; the protein is encoded by the coding sequence GTGACCGTCACGGCGTCCCCGGTGTGGCAGAGCCTGCCCGCGCTGATGTACCACTCCGTCTCCGCGGTCGCCGGCCCGATGGGCGACCTCGCGGTGCCACCGGAGCGCCTCGCCGAGCAGCTGCACGCGCTGACCGCGGCCGGGTACCGGCTCGTCGGCCTGACCGAGGCGCTCGACCTGCTCGAGCAGGGCTGCACCGATCGGCTGATCGCGGTCACCTTCGACGACGGCTACCGCGACTTCCTCACCGCGGCGGTCCCGGTGCTCACCTCCGCCGGTGCCGGCGCCACCCTGTACGCCTCCGTCGGCCACCTCGGCCGGCACGCGGACTGGCTGGGCCGCTGGGCGCCCGACTTCGGCCGGCTGCTCACCTGGGACGAGCTGGCCGAGGTGGCCGATGCCGGCATCGAGATCGGCAACCACAGCCTCGTGCACCACCCGCTCGACGTGCTGCCCGCCGCCCAGCTGCGCGAGGAGACCGTACGCAGCAAGGACGAGCTGGAGCAGCGGCTCGGACGGCGGGTGCGCGGGTTCGCGTACCCGCACGGTTACAACGGCGCGCGGGTCCGGGCCGCCGTGCTCGCCGCCGGGCACGACAACGCCACGGAGGTCGGCCGGCGGCTGCACACGCCCGGTGAGCGGCGCTTCGCCGTACCGCGGTTGCAGCCGACGCCGGACCTGACCGGCGAGCAGCTCGTCAGGCTCGTGGCCGGCGGCGGCCCGTCGCTCGTCCCCCGCCTCAAGCAGGTCGCCCAGCCGGGCTGGCGCGTGGTGCGCCGGGTGGCGCGGGCCACCGGACGGAACCTGACATGA
- a CDS encoding glycoside hydrolase family 26 protein, with protein MSPAHRAPRRVLTRRHVLGLAAAVAAVPAATVAVQQVRTPDSPAEATTSPGHPGAKPSAAAPPAVVTRGGGTVPFRSGRAMLGAYLDLSDRTAVQAQALRRQQTGRDERIVHVFYDWGDLLPRTIDGLPAHAFPMVSWRGTRYSDITSGAADDLIARAARRLKAQGRPLLLRWAWEMNGDWYGWGAARNGKDPAGFIASWRRLRSIFADEGATNVSWVWGPNWNSSPVADWNTYAALYPGDKYVDWVGVSGYNLHHETPETLFGPIYRSYAARKPILISEVGAVDRGGRTKGDWITLFAQWVQAHPAVGGVVWFDTDTHPGFTEKWRIDTDPQSLAAYVAMAKDARFSG; from the coding sequence ATGAGCCCGGCCCACCGCGCCCCGCGGCGCGTGCTCACCCGCCGGCACGTGCTCGGCCTGGCCGCCGCCGTCGCCGCCGTGCCCGCTGCCACGGTCGCCGTGCAGCAGGTACGCACCCCGGACAGCCCGGCCGAGGCGACCACCTCGCCCGGGCACCCGGGCGCCAAGCCGTCGGCCGCCGCGCCGCCCGCGGTGGTGACCCGCGGCGGCGGGACGGTGCCGTTCCGCAGCGGCAGGGCGATGCTGGGGGCGTACCTGGATCTGTCGGACCGCACCGCGGTGCAGGCGCAGGCGCTGCGCCGGCAGCAGACCGGCCGCGACGAGCGCATCGTGCACGTCTTCTACGACTGGGGAGACCTGCTGCCCCGCACGATCGACGGGCTGCCCGCCCACGCGTTCCCGATGGTCTCGTGGCGCGGCACCCGCTACTCCGACATCACCTCCGGCGCCGCCGACGACCTCATCGCGCGCGCCGCGCGGCGGCTCAAGGCGCAGGGCCGGCCGCTGCTGCTGCGCTGGGCCTGGGAGATGAACGGCGACTGGTACGGCTGGGGCGCCGCCCGCAACGGCAAGGACCCGGCCGGGTTCATCGCGTCGTGGCGGCGGCTGCGGAGCATCTTCGCCGACGAGGGTGCGACCAACGTCTCGTGGGTGTGGGGACCGAACTGGAACTCGTCCCCGGTCGCCGACTGGAACACGTACGCGGCGCTGTACCCGGGCGACAAGTACGTCGACTGGGTGGGCGTCTCGGGCTACAACCTGCACCACGAGACGCCCGAGACGCTGTTCGGGCCGATCTACCGCTCGTACGCCGCCCGCAAGCCCATCCTCATCAGCGAAGTCGGCGCGGTGGACCGCGGCGGCCGGACCAAGGGGGACTGGATCACGCTCTTCGCGCAGTGGGTGCAGGCGCACCCGGCGGTGGGCGGCGTCGTCTGGTTCGACACCGACACCCACCCCGGGTTCACCGAGAAGTGGCGCATCGACACGGATCCGCAGTCGCTGGCGGCGTACGTGGCGATGGCCAAGGACGCCCGCTTCAGCGGCTAG
- a CDS encoding bifunctional 5,10-methylenetetrahydrofolate dehydrogenase/5,10-methenyltetrahydrofolate cyclohydrolase, with product MSDSPQTPAHEARLLPGKPVADAVLADVARRVAKLKETGVQPSLATILVGDDDASAGYIRIKQRQAGELGFVSPHEHLPASATQDDLHRVIDRLNADPAVHALLIQYPPPAHIDYDAALMTVDPDKDVDGMHPLNLGRLSVGLPGPRPCTPAGIEALLAHHEIPVAGREVVILGRGATIGRPLAMMLSQKRPTANAAVTVVHTGVPDWQRYTRRAEILVAAAGVPGIIQPEHVKPGATVIGAGVRYEGRRLLPDVAEEVATVAGALTPRVGGVGPTTVAMLFRNAVEAAEKASR from the coding sequence ATGTCCGACAGCCCGCAGACCCCGGCCCACGAGGCCCGGCTCCTGCCCGGCAAGCCGGTCGCCGACGCGGTCCTCGCCGACGTGGCGCGGCGCGTGGCGAAGCTCAAGGAGACCGGCGTCCAGCCGTCGCTGGCCACGATCCTCGTCGGTGACGACGACGCCAGCGCCGGCTACATCCGCATCAAGCAGCGCCAGGCCGGCGAGCTGGGCTTCGTCTCCCCGCACGAGCACCTGCCCGCTTCCGCCACCCAGGACGACCTGCACCGGGTCATCGACCGGCTGAACGCCGACCCGGCCGTGCACGCCCTGCTGATCCAGTACCCGCCGCCCGCGCACATCGACTACGACGCCGCGCTGATGACCGTCGACCCGGACAAGGACGTCGACGGCATGCACCCGCTCAACCTGGGCCGGCTCTCCGTCGGGCTGCCCGGCCCGCGCCCGTGCACCCCGGCGGGCATCGAGGCGCTGCTCGCCCACCACGAGATCCCGGTCGCCGGCCGCGAGGTCGTCATCCTGGGCCGCGGCGCCACCATCGGCCGGCCGCTGGCCATGATGCTGTCGCAGAAGCGCCCGACCGCCAACGCGGCCGTCACCGTGGTGCACACCGGGGTTCCCGACTGGCAGCGCTACACCCGGCGCGCGGAGATCCTCGTGGCCGCGGCGGGCGTACCGGGCATCATCCAGCCGGAGCACGTGAAGCCGGGCGCGACCGTGATCGGCGCCGGCGTGCGCTACGAGGGCCGGCGGCTGCTGCCCGACGTGGCGGAGGAGGTCGCGACGGTGGCCGGCGCGCTCACCCCGCGGGTGGGCGGGGTCGGCCCGACGACCGTGGCCATGCTCTTCCGCAACGCCGTCGAGGCCGCGGAGAAGGCTAGCCGCTGA
- a CDS encoding sugar phosphate isomerase/epimerase family protein: MSTVSVQLYSVRDAFAADPALTLQRLAEIGFTQVEPYGVVENADTLRTGLPANGMTAPTAHARLLGADRHAVFAAAARCGIRVVIEPMVEAARWQDPDGVAATARALNEAAAIAADHGITVGYHNHWWEPAARAGGRTALEAFADQLDPALVLEVDTYWATAAGEHAPTLLRRLGERVRAIHVKDGDLATDGSGQVPAGQGRVPVSEVLAAAPHALRVIEFDRYAGDIFAGLAASRAYVLGEGR; this comes from the coding sequence ATGAGCACCGTCTCCGTCCAGCTCTACTCGGTCCGCGACGCGTTCGCCGCCGACCCCGCGCTCACCCTGCAGCGCCTCGCCGAGATCGGATTCACCCAGGTCGAGCCGTACGGCGTGGTCGAGAACGCCGACACGCTGCGGACCGGGCTGCCCGCCAACGGCATGACCGCGCCCACCGCGCACGCCCGGCTGCTCGGCGCCGACCGGCACGCCGTCTTCGCCGCGGCCGCTCGGTGCGGCATCCGGGTCGTCATCGAGCCCATGGTCGAGGCGGCCCGCTGGCAGGACCCGGACGGCGTCGCCGCGACCGCCCGGGCCCTCAACGAGGCGGCCGCGATCGCCGCCGACCACGGGATCACCGTCGGCTACCACAACCACTGGTGGGAGCCCGCCGCGCGGGCGGGCGGGCGCACCGCGCTCGAGGCCTTCGCCGATCAGCTCGACCCGGCGCTGGTGCTCGAGGTCGACACCTACTGGGCGACGGCCGCCGGGGAGCACGCCCCCACGCTGCTGCGCCGGCTGGGCGAGCGGGTCCGCGCCATCCACGTCAAGGACGGCGACCTGGCCACCGACGGCAGCGGCCAGGTGCCCGCCGGGCAGGGCCGGGTACCGGTGTCCGAGGTGCTGGCCGCCGCCCCGCACGCGCTGCGCGTCATCGAGTTCGACAGGTACGCGGGTGACATCTTCGCCGGGCTCGCCGCCAGCCGGGCGTACGTGCTGGGGGAGGGGCGATGA
- a CDS encoding Gfo/Idh/MocA family protein: MTDGPVGVGIVGAGTISGAYLRNLTAFPDLRVLMVADLDTGRAAEQAARSGVARSGTAQDLLADPGVEIVVNLTVPAAHVEVGLAALDAGKHVWTEKPLALDRGSARTLLDRAAGLGLRVASAPDTVLGAGLQTARRALDAGRIGTARTALALFQSPGPESWHPAPEFLFRAGAGPLLDMGPYYLTALVHLLGPVERVTATGGRLRGTRTIGSGPRAGTGFAVEVATTVAALVEFAGGGSAQLLTTFDSALARTGLEVTGTLGTAVLPDPNRFDGVTTLHLLGGERGARKPEDLAAEGHPATRGTGVLELARAIRAGRPERAPGELAYHVLDVMLAIEESVARRETVSVTSTVHVPPALPAGWDPYARTL; encoded by the coding sequence ATGACGGACGGGCCGGTCGGCGTGGGGATCGTGGGCGCGGGCACGATCAGCGGCGCGTACCTGCGCAACCTCACCGCGTTCCCCGACCTGCGGGTGCTCATGGTCGCCGACCTGGACACCGGGCGTGCGGCGGAGCAGGCCGCCCGCTCCGGCGTCGCCCGATCCGGTACGGCCCAGGACCTGCTCGCCGATCCCGGCGTCGAGATCGTGGTGAACCTGACCGTCCCGGCCGCGCACGTCGAGGTGGGCCTCGCCGCGCTCGACGCCGGCAAGCACGTGTGGACCGAGAAGCCGCTCGCGCTGGACCGGGGCTCCGCCCGTACGCTGCTCGACCGGGCCGCAGGGCTGGGACTGCGCGTGGCGAGCGCACCCGACACCGTGCTCGGCGCGGGATTGCAGACCGCCCGCCGCGCGCTGGACGCCGGCCGCATCGGGACCGCCCGCACCGCCCTCGCGCTGTTCCAGTCGCCGGGGCCGGAGAGCTGGCATCCGGCTCCGGAGTTCCTGTTCCGGGCGGGCGCCGGCCCGCTGCTCGACATGGGCCCCTACTACCTGACCGCGCTGGTCCACCTGCTCGGACCGGTCGAGCGGGTCACCGCCACCGGCGGGCGGCTGCGCGGCACGCGGACCATCGGCTCCGGCCCCCGGGCGGGCACCGGCTTCGCGGTCGAGGTGGCCACCACGGTCGCCGCTCTCGTCGAGTTCGCCGGGGGCGGTTCGGCGCAGCTGCTGACCACGTTCGACTCCGCGCTGGCGCGTACCGGCCTGGAGGTCACCGGTACGCTGGGCACGGCCGTGCTGCCGGACCCCAACAGGTTCGACGGTGTGACGACCCTGCACCTGCTCGGCGGGGAGCGAGGGGCGCGGAAGCCGGAGGACCTGGCCGCCGAGGGACACCCGGCGACCCGCGGCACCGGCGTGCTGGAGCTGGCCCGGGCCATCCGCGCGGGCCGTCCGGAACGCGCGCCCGGCGAGCTGGCGTACCACGTGCTCGACGTCATGCTCGCGATCGAGGAGTCGGTCGCCCGGAGGGAGACGGTGTCCGTGACCAGCACCGTTCACGTGCCGCCCGCGCTGCCGGCCGGCTGGGACCCGTACGCGCGGACGCTGTGA